The genomic window AACGCCGGCAAGCGCGGTCTGAGCCTCGATCTGAAGACCGAACACGGCCGGGCCGTCGCTCACCGGCTCATCCGCAGGGCGGATGTCCTGGTCGAGAACTTCCGGGTGGGCGTCACCGCCCGCATGGGCGTCGACTACGCCACCGCCCACCGACTCAACCCCGATCTGGTCTACCTGTCCCTGTCCAGTCAGGGCGTCTTCGGGCCCGAGGCCTCGTACGGCTCCTTCGGTTCGACCCTCGACCTGCTCTCCGGCCTCGCGGCCGTCACGGGCTACCCGGGGGAGCGGCCCATGTGGTCGGGCGGCGATGTCAACTACCCGGACCAGATGGTGTCCTTCGTCGGCGCCGCCCTGGTCGCGGACGCCGTCACCAGCGGCCGGCACGGTATCCACCTGGACGTCTCGCAGCGGGAGGCCGTCGCCTGGACCCTGGCCGGTCAGCTCGGAGAGTACGTCTGGACGGGGCGGCTGCCCGCCCCGGACGGCAACCGCCGCCCTGGCGCCACCCCTCACGACACCTATCCCACCGCGGAGCCCGACAGCTGGCTGGCGATCGCCTGCACCAGCGCCGGTCACCGCCGGGCGCTGGCCGAGGTGATCACCAAACTGCCCGGCCACGAGCCGGAGAACTGGTGGCTGAACCACCAGGACACCGTCGACGCGGCCATCTCGGAGTGGACGGCCCGGCACCCCCGTGACAAGGCCGTGGCGCGACTGCGCCGCGCGGGTGTTCCCGCCGTGCCCGTGAACACCGCGGCAGACCGCGCCCGGGACCCCCGTTACCGCGAGCGCCGCGCTGCGCTGCGTGTCCCGGAGTGGCTGAAGGGATTCCCCATGATCCTGCACGGCCACACGCCGCCCGACCCCGCTCCCGCACCCGCCCTCGGCGACAACGCGGAGCACCTGGACGACGACACCCTCGACGCGCTCCTCGGCGGCGTCGACCGGCCGTCGTTCCCCCACTGACCCCTCTCCCGCACCCCGCACCCGCGCAACCTGATCAGGAGACCGCCATGCCCCGTGTCGTATTCGTCCGTCCGGACGGGACCAAGCAGGAGGCCGACGCCGCCGACGGAGCCTCTGTCATGCAGGCCGCCACAGCCAACCTGGTGCCGGGCATCGTCGCCGAATGCGGCGGTGAGCTGTCCTGCGCCACTTGCCACGTCTTCGTGGACGAGCAGTGGCTCGGGGCGCTGTCCGCGCGCTCGGAGGACGAGGAGGAGATGCTGGAGGCGACCTCCGAGGAGCCCACCGACGCCAGCCGACTGTGCTGCCAGATCACGCTGGACGCCTCGCTCGACGGCATCGTCGTGCACATCCCGACGACCCAGAAGTAGGACCGGGGGAGCACACCATGCACATCGAACCCACTGCGACCGACCGTATCGTCGTGGTCGGCGGCGGTCAGGCCGGCGCGGACTTCGTCGCCGCCCTGCGCATGGGCGGCCACCAGGGCCCCGTGACCCTCGTCGGCGAGGAACCCGGCTACCCCTACGCCCGCCCGCCGCTGTCAAAGGCGTACCTGTCCGGCAAGGCCACGGCCGAGGACCTGCACATCCGGCCGCCCGCCATGTACGAGCAGCAGGGCATCGACCTGCGCACCGGCACCCGAGTGACCGCGATCGACCGGACCGCCCGCCACGTGGTCCTCGCGGACGGTGAGCGGCTGCCGTACGCGCACCTGGTGCTCGCCACCGGCGGGCGGGCGCGCAGACTGCCCGCCCCCGGACTCGACGACGCGCCCAACGTCCACTACCTCAGGACCCTCGCCGACGTGGCCGCCATGCGGCACCGTTTCGTGCCGGGCGCCCGGCTGGTCGTCGTCGGCGGCGGCTACGTCGGGCTCGAAGTGGCCGCGGTCGCCCGGCAACTCGGCCTTGACGTGACGGTTCTGGAGGCGCTCCCCCGTGTCCTGGCCCGGGTGACCGCGCCGCAGGTCTCCGCGTTCTACCAGCGGGTGCACACCGAGGAAGGCGTGGACATCCGCGTCGACACCGCGGTGACCGGCTTCGCCTTCGCCCCCGACGGCTCGGTGGCCGCCGTGGAACTCAAGAGCGGCGAGCGAATCGACGCCGACCTTGTCCTCGTCGGCATCGGCCTGGTCCCCAACACCGAACTCGCCGAGCAGGCCGGACTCGCCGTCGACAATGGCATCGTCGTGGACGAGCACTGCCGGACCGAGGACCCCGCCGTCCTCGCCATCGGCGACTGCACCAGCCACCCCTGCGGTGAGCACGGCGGACGCCGCCGACTGGAGTCGGTGCCCAACGCCTCCGAACAGGCGCGGGTCGCCGCCGCCACCGTGACCGGCAGCCTTCAGCCGTACACCGCCATCCCGTGGTTCTGGTCCGACCAGTACGACGTCAAGCTCCAGACCACAGGGCTGTCCACCGGCTACGACGAGGTCGTCATCCGTGGCACCACCGAGACCGGGCGGTCGTTCGCGGCCTTCTACCTCAAACAGGGCCAGGTCCGCGCCGCAGACGTGGTCTGCAGCCCCCGGGACTTCACCGCCGCCAGAAAGCTGGTCGCGGCACGGGCCCGGGTCGCCCCCGAAGCGCTCCGGGACCTGTCGGTCCCCCTCAAGCAACTGCTCTGAGCCACGCGGAGAACCACTCAGATGGGAAAACGAGAAATGACGGACCACACGGCGGCCCCAGCGGCCTCCTCACGCTCGGAGCGCTTCCCGGCCGGGATGGACCGCGACTACCTGATGCTCATCGACGGCGAGTGGGTCTCCGCCTCCGACGGCGAGACCTTCTCCTGCCTCGACCCGTACGAGAACCGTTCCTGGGGCCGCGTCCCCGCCGCCACCGCGGAGGACGTCGACCGGGCCGTACGCGCCGCCCGGCGGGCCTTCGACGAGGACGGCTGGTCCCACACCCCTGCCGGACTGCGCGCAGGCCTGCTGCGCAAGCTCGCCGACCTGATCGAGGAGCACGCCGAGGAACTGGCCTTCATCCAGATCCACGAGAACGGCAAACTCATCAGCGAGATGCTGCCCGGAGCGCGGGCCATGGCGGCCCACGCCCGCTACGTGGCGGGGCTCGCGGAGAACCACCACGGCTCCACCCTCCCCGCCCACCCCGGCTTCACCGCATACACCGTGCCCGAACCGGTCGGCGTCGTCGCGGCGATCACCCCGTGGAACTCACCGCTGACCCTGCTGTCGTGGAAGCTGTTCCCCGCGCTCGCGGCCGGATGCACGCTCGTCATCAAGCCGTCCGAGGTGACCCCCACCTCCACCCTCCGCCTGGCCGAACTCTGCGAGCAGGCCGGCTACCCCAAGGGCGTTGTCAACGTCGTCACCGGCTTCGGGCAGCCCACCGGCGCCGCGCTGACGGGCCACCCCGGCGTCGACAAGATCGCGTTCACCGGCTCCACCGCCGCGGGCAAGGCCATGCTCAACGCCGCCGCACCCCGCATCGGGCGGGTCACCCTGGAACTCGGCGGAAAGTCACCCAACATCGTCTTCTCCGACGCCGATCTCGACAACGCCGTGCACGGCGCCATGGGCGGCATCTTCGCGGCGACGGGGCAAACCTGCATGGCCGGATCCCGGGTCCTGGTCGAGGACAGCGTGTACGACGAGTTCGTCGACGCCCTGTCGGCGGCTGCGGACAAGCTGGTCCTGGGCGACCCGCTCGACCCGGCGACCGACGTGGGCCCGCTCGCCTGCCGCAACCAGTTCGACAAGGTCCTCGACTACATCGACATCGGACAGTCCGAAGGGGCGCGCCTGGCCGCCGGCGGCGTCCGGGACGCCTCCACCACGGAACTGGCCCGCGGCCTCTTCGTCCGGCCCACCGTCTTCTCCGGCGTCGACAACTCCTCGCGGCTTGCCCAGGAGGAGATCTTCGGGCCGGTGGCCAGTGTCGTGCGGTTCAGCGGCGAGGACGACGCGGCCCGGCTCGCCAACGACGTCGACTTCGGTCTCGCCGCCGCTGTGTGGACCCGGGACATCGGCCGCGCCCACCGCATGGTCAAGCGGCTGCGCGCCGGCACGGTCTGGGTCAACGCCTACCGCGTCGTCCACTACGCAGTGCCCTTCGGCGGGTTCAAGCAGAGCGGCATCGGCCGCGAACTCGGCCCCGACGCACTCGACGACTACACCGAGACCAAGTCCGTCTGGATCGACGAGGGCAACCCGCAGATGTTCGGCCGCCACTGACATGCGCCACCACGACAAGGGAGTTCCCGACACCGTGCTCGAGCACAAGAACCTCTACATCGACGGCGCCTGGCGTCGCCCCTGCGGCGACGAGACGACCGAGGTGGTCAACCCGGCCACCGAGCGGGTCATCGCCACCGTGCCGGCCGCCACCGCGAAGGACGTCGACGCGGCCGTCTCCGCCGCCCGCGCAGCGCTGCCCGCCTGGTCCCGCACGACCCCCGCCGAACGCAAGGCCCTCCTGGACCGGCTCCACCAGGGGCTGGTGGAGCGCGCCGACGACATCGCCACGACCGTCACCGCGGAGATGGGCGCACCGCGGCAGCTCTCATCAAGAGTCCAGGCGGGGCTGCCGATCGCGGTCGCCGAGTCGTACGCCCGGCTGCTGGAGACGTACGAGTTCGAGGAGCGCATCGCCACCTCGCTCGTCGTCAAGGAGCCGGTCGGCGTCGTCGCCGCCATCACCCCGTGGAACTATCCGCTCCACCAGGTCGTCGCCAAGGTGGCGGCCGCCCTGGCCGCGGGGTGCACCGTCGTGCTCAAGCCGTCCGAGGTGACCCCGCTCAACGCCTACCTCCTCGCCGAGATCGTCGACGCCATCGAACTCCCTGCCGGTGTCTTCAACCTCGTGCCGGGCATCGGCTCCGTCGCCGGTGAGGCACTGGTCGCCCATCCGGACGTCGACATGGTCTCCTTCACCGGATCGACCCGAGCCGGAAAGCGCATCGGCGAACTCGCGGCGGCCACCGTCAAGAAGGTCGCACTCGAACTCGGCGGCAAGTCCGCCAACATCATCCTGCCGGACGCCGACCTGGACTCCGCGGTCCGCGACGGGGTGGCCAACGTCCTGAGCAACTCGGGTCAGACGTGCACGGCGTGGACCCGGATGCTCGTGCACCGCGATCTCTACGAGCGCGCTGTGGAACTGGCCCGAGAGGCGGCCGAGAGCACGGTCGTGGGCGATCCCGCCGACGAGCGGACCCAGGTCGGCCCGGTCGCCTCGGCGGCCCAGCGTGACCGGGTACGCGCCTACATCGCTGACGGCGTCGGCCAGGGCGCCCGGCTGGTGACCGGCGGCGTCGAGCCGCCGACCGGCCTGCCCGCTGGCTACTATGTCCGCCCCACCGTCTTCGCCGATGTCACCGAGGACATGACCATCGCGCAGGAGGAGATCTTCGGCCCGGTCATCGTCGTCATGCCGTACGCGGACGAGGAGGATGCCCTGCGGATCGCGAACAACTCCCTGTACGGCCTGTCCGGAGCGGTGTTCTCGGCCAGCGAGGAACGCGCCGTCGCCTTCGCCCGCCGCCTGGACACCGGCATGGTCCACATCAACGGCGCACGCTTGAATTTGCTCGCGCCCTTCGGCGGCTACAAGCAGTCCGGCAACGGCCGTGAACTGGGCGTCCACGGGCTGGAGGAGTTCCTCCAGCCGAAGGCCCTGCAGCTCCCTGCACCGGCGGCCACCGAAAGGACGGCGCGATGAATGACTCCGATCACCCCGCCGCGCGGGGATTCCTCTCCGAGATCTGGGACTCGCTGGGAGGGGAGAAGGAAGCGCTGGACCGCGTGAGGTTCGAAGGACACGGTGCATTGCGGTCGCCGTTCGCGGTGACGGACCTGGCCGCGGCGTCGTTCGCCGCAGCCGGGCTGGCCCTCAGCGATCTCCTCACCACGGGCGGCGGTGGGGGACCGCTGGTAAGCGTCGACCGGGTACTTGCCGGCGGGTGGTTCGATCTGCCGGTCGGCCCTTCTCAGCCCCTCGACCCCTCGACGCGGCAGCCCGTCCCCCACACCTGGATGTGCGAGTTCCAGACGGCCGACGACCGATGGCTTCGCATGCAGGCGACGTTTCCGACGCTGCGTTCCCGCATCGCGCGCGCACTCGGAACGAGGGAGGACCGGGGCGAGTTCGAGACCGAGATCCGCAAGCATCCCGCGGAGGACGTCGAGCGGCTCCTGGTGGACGCGGGCGCGGCCGTCGCGGTCAGCCGCTCGGTCGAGGAATGGCGACGACATGCTCAGGGCCGGGCCGTGGCCACGGAAGCCGTCGTGCACATCGAGACGGGTGAAGCCGGCGGCGACTCCTGGAAGCCGACACCGGGACGTCCGCTGGCCGGCATCCGCGTACTCGACCTCACCCGGGTCATCTCCGGACCGATGGCGACCCGGTTCCTCGCGGCCGGCGGCGCCGAGGTGCTGCGCATCGACCGACCAGGCTCCGACGAGAGCAGCGGCGTCTTCGGGCGGGGCAGCGACATCATGCTGGGCAAGCGGTGGGCGTTCCTCGATCTGCGGACCGAGGACGGCCGCGACCGGTTCCTCAAGCTGCTGTCCGAGGCGGACGTACTCGTCCACGGATACCGCCCCGGGGGTCTGGACAGCCTCGTCGCCCCGGAGGTCCGTGCCGCCGTACGACCCGGCCTGGTGGAAGTGGCACTCAACGCGTACGGCTGGACGGGGCCGTGGCAGGACCGCAGAGGCTTCGACACCCTCGTCCAGTTCAGCAGCGGCCTCGCCGACGCGACGACGGCCTGGGCCCTCGCCGACCCGGAGAACAGGACACCGATCAACGCGCTCGGCAGGCTCGTCGGCGCCGACCGGCCCCGGCACCTGCCCGTCGAGGCACTCGACTTCGCGACCGGATACCAGATCGCCGCAGCCGCGATCCGGGGGCTGACGCACCGAGTGAGGACAGGTGAAGGCTCGGTCTCCCGTCTCTCGCTCGCCCGGACCGCCGCGATGCTGATCAGCGCGGGCCACGTCGCCGAGGAACCGGAGATCCGGCTGCCCCTCGAAGGGCCGTACGAGGACCGCATCTTCGTCAGTGGTGACGGCCGCCCGGTGAAGCGGCTCCAGTTCCCTGTGGTGATCGAGGAGACCCCGCTGTTCTGGGAGCGGCCCTTCGAGGTGGCAGGCTCCTCTGCCCCGGTGTGGTCCACCTCGGGCTGACCTTGACCGGACTTGCCCCGGCCGTAGAACAAGTGCCGCGGTCAGGGCACGGCAGTCCCCGGCCGTCGTGGCGGTGAGCGCACAGCGCCCAAAAGCCGATCCCGAACCGGTCAGCCCGCGCGTCCCCGCTTCACGCGTGGGAAGAGGCGTTCGACCGCGGCCACCACTGCGGCACGGCGAGCGGCGATGGACGGGTCCGCAGCCTGTTCGGCGGCCGCCGCGCCGATCTCGGGCTGAGCGGCCCATGTGGTGGCGATCTGGTTGATCAGGGCGAGGACATCGACCGGGTCCCAGGCGGGGTCGAGCTGTCCGGTCTGCTGTGACTGTCGGAGCTGGTCGAGCTTGCGGGCGATGGCCGCTCTTGTGGGATCGGCTCCGGTGTCGGCGACAGCCGAGTCGGCCAGTTCGAGGCGTCCCCAGGTGATCAGGCGGTGGTGATCGGGGCGGGCCGTGAAGTGGTCGAAGAGACGGCCCGCGTAGCCGGGCAGGTCGGCCGGATCCATCCTGGTGGCCTCTGCGAGCTCGGTCAGCTCCTTGGCTGCAACGTGGCCGTAGAGCGCTTCCTTGCCGCGGAAGTAGGCGTAGACGCGTTCCTTGCTGGTCCTGGCCTGCTTGGCGATGCGGTCCACCCGGGCGCCGGCAATTCCGTGGCGGGCGAACTCGTCCTTGGCGGCGGTGACGATTCGTTCACGGGTTGAGTCGGAGCCTTCCGGGGCAGCGGGCTCGGGGGTCGGGTCGGTGGTGGGGCGAGGCATACGACCAGGATAAGCGGCCGAACTGTTTGGTTTGGCATTGTCGTCGGCTGGCGCCTACACTCAAACCAAACAGTCTGGTTTGGCGATGGCCCCGGCTGGCAGCTACGTATGGAGAAAACTCATGCATCACCGCAACCTGGGCTCCCAAGGCCTTCGCGTCTCCGCGCTCGGACTCGGCACCATGGGGATGACCCTCGCCTACGGCTCCTCGAACGAGGAGGAGAGCATCGCCACCATCCGCCGTGCGCACGAACTCGGGATCGACTTCTTCGACACCGCCGAGCTGTACGGCGTCGGCACCGGCAGCAACGAGATCCTGCTCGGCAAGGCCGTGAAGGATTTCCGTGACGAGGTGGTCCTGGCCACCAAGTTCGGTTACGACATGACCGCGCAGCAGATCGGTGCGGGGTTCGACAGCCGACCGGAGCACATCCGCAAGGTCGCCGAGAACAGCCTGCGCTACCTGCAGACCGACCACATCGACCTCTTCTACCAGCACGTCTCCGACCCCGAGGTGCCGGTCGAGGAAGTCGCGGGTGTCGTCGGCGAACTGATCGCCGAGGGCAAGGTGAAGTACTTCGGCCTGAGCAACGTCGGCCCGCAGTACATCCGCCGCGCCCATGCCGTCACCCCGGTCACGGCTCTGCAGTTCGAGTACTCGATCTTCGAACGTGAGGTGGAGGAGAAGACCCTGCCGGTCCTGCGCGAGCTGGGTATCGGCCTGGTGCCCTACTCCCCACTGGGCCGCGGCTTCCTGACCGGCGTGGTCAAGCCCGCCGCCGAGTACCCGGCGGACGACATGCGCAGTTGGGACGAGCGCTGGCAGGGCGAGAACTACACGTACAACCTGCACGCCACGCAGCAGCTGAAGAAGCTCGCCGCCGCCAAGGGCGTCACCGCCGCCCAGCTCGCACTGGCCTGGCTGCTCGCCCAGGGCGACGACGTGGTTCCGATTCCCGGTACCCGCAACGCCGCGCGCCTGGAGGAGAACACCGGTGCCGTCGAGGTCGAACTCACCGACGCCGACCTCGAGCACATCACGACGATCCTGCCCCAGGGTTCCGCGGGAAGCCGCTACCCGGCCGCCATGCTGGCCGCCATGTCGACCGACTGACGCTCCAGCATTCGGACTTGTCGCTGGCCCAGTACCCGCCCTGTCGGATACGCGACCAGCGACTTCCGGGCCGCCGCCGCACTGGCTGCCGGGGTGGAGGACAGCCCCGGCCGGCTCGATCCCCTCGTGGAGGCGGCCGGTTCGCCAAGTTCATCGGCGGGGACCTGGGCACCGGGTAGTTCTACGAAGTCCGCACCGGTCTCTCCGGGCAGATCGAAATGCCTTCCTCGACGGAGTCGGTGTCGTCGATGATCAGCACTCCGCCCGGGCTGAGACGCCCACCAATGTGATCACGGACGTCGTCGCGCAGGGCATCCGTATCCCAGACACAGCTGTGGAACAGCCCTGCCCGCTGACCTTCGCGTGCTCCCCGCCCCAGGGAACTGGGAGCGGCTGATGAACCGTCCGTGGAGGGAATCGCCACTTTTCGGAGGGGCAGGCCTCTGGTGGCGACGTCAGCATGCGGGGCGACGACTGAAGCGGCAAGGCGATCCCGGGGCCGTCGGCGCTGGGCGACGGCGGTTGTCCGTCGCGTCACCGCCACAGGAGCATGACGGCGGATGCGGCGACACCGACGCGAGGGCATCGCGGTCCGGGGAATCGGCATAGTTGGTGACCGACGTGTGACAGCGCCGGTGATAGGGCGAGGCCCCGCCGGGGAGCATCCTGGCGGGGCTTCTGCCCGGAGCCATGAGACGAAGCCCCACCGGCCGACGACGCGGATCGGCGCCATGGCTGACCCGCTCATGTCTCCATCGTGAGCCCTTCCGCTCGCGGGAGCAGCCCGGGAGATGCGCACGCGGGCCGGTGTGGCGGCTTGCCACGTACGCTCGGGGCCGTCGGCGGTGCAGGAACTGCGGTGATTTGGGTGGCAGGGGGCTGACAACGAGGGCTTCGGAGGTCCGGCCCGGCGATGGTGGTCGCTCGAGTCGGTGTCTCAGCGGGTGTCGACGATGCCCCCGGTCACCGCGATGACTTCGCCGACGGTGTAGCTCGAGTCGGCGTCGGAGGCGAGGTAGACGTACGTCGGCGCTATCTCCTCCGGCTGTGCCGCGCGGCTCAGCGGTGATTCGTTCCCGATCTGCGCCAGGCCGTCCGGAGGCATGTGCTCGTCCGCCTCGTTGAGCGGCGTCCAGGTCGGACCGGGTGCCACCACGTTCGCGCGCACGCCCCGCGTGGCCAGGTGCATGGCGACGGACTTGGTCAGGGTGATCAACGCGGCCTTGGACGCCGCGTAATCGATCATTGTTTCGCTGCCCTTGAGGGCCTCCTCCGTCGCCGTGGCGATGACCGCGTCCCCGGGCTTCAGGTGGGGCAGGGCCGCCATGAGCAAGTGGAAGTACGCGTAGACGTTGGTCTTGAACGTCCGGTCGAAGTCCTCGGCGGTGAGCTGCTCCAGCTCCAGCTTGCTGTTCAGATATGCGGCGTTGCTCACCAGGATGTTGAGCCCGCCGAGTTCGGTTACGGTCCGCTCGACGGCCTCGCGGCAGAACGCCGGGTCGGTGACGTCGCCGGGCAGCAGCAGGCAGTGACGGCCCTGCTGCTGAACCTCGCGCCGTACCTGCTCGGCGTCCACCCGCTCGTCCGGCAGGTGGACGATGGCGACGTCGGCGCCCTCACGCGCGTACAGCAGGGCGACCGCGCGTCCGATGCCAGAGTCACCACCGGTGATCAGCGCGACCTTGTCCTCCAGCTTTCCGTTTGCGCGGTACCGGCTCGCCCGGTAACGCGGCCTGGTGCGCATGTCGGCCTCCAGGCCGGGCCGCTGCTGCTTGTCGGAGTCGTAGGGCGGGGCGGGCTCGGAGACGACCTGCGGTGCGGACGGTTCCTGGTCGGGCTGCAAGGTCTTCCCTTCGACGGAGTTCTTCACGGCGAGGCCATGCTTGGCGGTGCTGCGCCATGCCTTCCGTGCATCGCGTGCCCGGTCCGCCGGCAGTCAACCAGCCGGCTTCTCTGACGACGGTGCGGCGGCATCTGCTGCCGGCCGAGCTCGCTGCCTTTGACTTCGCGGCCCGTGGTGCTGTGTGTCCGACGTCGCCCCTCGGGCACTCGGCTTCAACCGGAACTACCGGAGCCAGCGGAGGAGCAAGCGTGCAGCTGTCTTTCCTGGAGCCGCTCTTCGATCGCGCCGGCCCGTGGGCCACCGTGTGCGTCGATCCGGCTCAGAACGACGAGTCGGGGGCCAAGAGGCGTGAGCTGTCCGTGCGGGAAGCGTGCGCGACCCTGGAGGAGCAGGGCGCAGACGCGGCGACCACCCAGGCGGTACGCGACGCCCTGACGAACATCGGCCCCGCAGGAGAGTCGGCGGGGCGAATGATCTTCGCTGCTGGAGGGGAAGTGGTGCTCAGTCATCGTCTCTCCCGGCCGCCGCAGGGCCAGATCGCCTGCTGGGCCCCTCTGCCGCGCCTGACGCCGCTGCTGGAGCTGTGCGGTCAGGACCCGGGGCTGTCTCGTGGCGTACGTCGACCGGACCGGAGCCGACTTCGAACTGCGCGGGGCGGCCGGCCCGCAGGATGCCGGGCAGGTGGAGGGGCGGCAGTGGCCGGTTCACCGTACGGCCTCGTCGGACAGGTCCGAGCGGCACTTCCGGCTCAAGGTCGAAGACACCTGGGAGCACAACACCGGCGAGATCGCCGAAGCGCTGAGCTCGGCGTACGAGGAGTCCGGCGCCGACCTGGTCGTCCTGGTCGGCGACCCCCGCGAACGGCCGGCCGTGCAGGAAAGGCTTCCCGAGGGCGTCCGCCAGGTCACGGTGCGGACCGAACACGGCGGCCGCGCCGCAGGCTCCTCCTCCGTCGTGTTGGAAGAGGCCATCGAGCATGCCCGGCAGCGGTACACCGGTCGCAGCGTCGAGGAGGCGCTCGACCGCTTCAGTGCCAGACGGTGGGTACCGACAGGCCGACGGACGCGGTGGAGGGAGCACCGGCCCTGGCGGAAGCCGCCCGGGAACACCGCATCGACACCCTGCTCATCCGGCCCGACGGAGCGGACCTGGCCCGCGAG from Streptomyces sp. DSM 40750 includes these protein-coding regions:
- a CDS encoding 2Fe-2S iron-sulfur cluster-binding protein produces the protein MPRVVFVRPDGTKQEADAADGASVMQAATANLVPGIVAECGGELSCATCHVFVDEQWLGALSARSEDEEEMLEATSEEPTDASRLCCQITLDASLDGIVVHIPTTQK
- a CDS encoding NAD(P)/FAD-dependent oxidoreductase; the encoded protein is MHIEPTATDRIVVVGGGQAGADFVAALRMGGHQGPVTLVGEEPGYPYARPPLSKAYLSGKATAEDLHIRPPAMYEQQGIDLRTGTRVTAIDRTARHVVLADGERLPYAHLVLATGGRARRLPAPGLDDAPNVHYLRTLADVAAMRHRFVPGARLVVVGGGYVGLEVAAVARQLGLDVTVLEALPRVLARVTAPQVSAFYQRVHTEEGVDIRVDTAVTGFAFAPDGSVAAVELKSGERIDADLVLVGIGLVPNTELAEQAGLAVDNGIVVDEHCRTEDPAVLAIGDCTSHPCGEHGGRRRLESVPNASEQARVAAATVTGSLQPYTAIPWFWSDQYDVKLQTTGLSTGYDEVVIRGTTETGRSFAAFYLKQGQVRAADVVCSPRDFTAARKLVAARARVAPEALRDLSVPLKQLL
- a CDS encoding aldehyde dehydrogenase, translated to MTDHTAAPAASSRSERFPAGMDRDYLMLIDGEWVSASDGETFSCLDPYENRSWGRVPAATAEDVDRAVRAARRAFDEDGWSHTPAGLRAGLLRKLADLIEEHAEELAFIQIHENGKLISEMLPGARAMAAHARYVAGLAENHHGSTLPAHPGFTAYTVPEPVGVVAAITPWNSPLTLLSWKLFPALAAGCTLVIKPSEVTPTSTLRLAELCEQAGYPKGVVNVVTGFGQPTGAALTGHPGVDKIAFTGSTAAGKAMLNAAAPRIGRVTLELGGKSPNIVFSDADLDNAVHGAMGGIFAATGQTCMAGSRVLVEDSVYDEFVDALSAAADKLVLGDPLDPATDVGPLACRNQFDKVLDYIDIGQSEGARLAAGGVRDASTTELARGLFVRPTVFSGVDNSSRLAQEEIFGPVASVVRFSGEDDAARLANDVDFGLAAAVWTRDIGRAHRMVKRLRAGTVWVNAYRVVHYAVPFGGFKQSGIGRELGPDALDDYTETKSVWIDEGNPQMFGRH
- a CDS encoding aldehyde dehydrogenase family protein, whose amino-acid sequence is MLEHKNLYIDGAWRRPCGDETTEVVNPATERVIATVPAATAKDVDAAVSAARAALPAWSRTTPAERKALLDRLHQGLVERADDIATTVTAEMGAPRQLSSRVQAGLPIAVAESYARLLETYEFEERIATSLVVKEPVGVVAAITPWNYPLHQVVAKVAAALAAGCTVVLKPSEVTPLNAYLLAEIVDAIELPAGVFNLVPGIGSVAGEALVAHPDVDMVSFTGSTRAGKRIGELAAATVKKVALELGGKSANIILPDADLDSAVRDGVANVLSNSGQTCTAWTRMLVHRDLYERAVELAREAAESTVVGDPADERTQVGPVASAAQRDRVRAYIADGVGQGARLVTGGVEPPTGLPAGYYVRPTVFADVTEDMTIAQEEIFGPVIVVMPYADEEDALRIANNSLYGLSGAVFSASEERAVAFARRLDTGMVHINGARLNLLAPFGGYKQSGNGRELGVHGLEEFLQPKALQLPAPAATERTAR
- a CDS encoding CoA transferase, with translation MNDSDHPAARGFLSEIWDSLGGEKEALDRVRFEGHGALRSPFAVTDLAAASFAAAGLALSDLLTTGGGGGPLVSVDRVLAGGWFDLPVGPSQPLDPSTRQPVPHTWMCEFQTADDRWLRMQATFPTLRSRIARALGTREDRGEFETEIRKHPAEDVERLLVDAGAAVAVSRSVEEWRRHAQGRAVATEAVVHIETGEAGGDSWKPTPGRPLAGIRVLDLTRVISGPMATRFLAAGGAEVLRIDRPGSDESSGVFGRGSDIMLGKRWAFLDLRTEDGRDRFLKLLSEADVLVHGYRPGGLDSLVAPEVRAAVRPGLVEVALNAYGWTGPWQDRRGFDTLVQFSSGLADATTAWALADPENRTPINALGRLVGADRPRHLPVEALDFATGYQIAAAAIRGLTHRVRTGEGSVSRLSLARTAAMLISAGHVAEEPEIRLPLEGPYEDRIFVSGDGRPVKRLQFPVVIEETPLFWERPFEVAGSSAPVWSTSG
- a CDS encoding TetR family transcriptional regulator produces the protein MPRPTTDPTPEPAAPEGSDSTRERIVTAAKDEFARHGIAGARVDRIAKQARTSKERVYAYFRGKEALYGHVAAKELTELAEATRMDPADLPGYAGRLFDHFTARPDHHRLITWGRLELADSAVADTGADPTRAAIARKLDQLRQSQQTGQLDPAWDPVDVLALINQIATTWAAQPEIGAAAAEQAADPSIAARRAAVVAAVERLFPRVKRGRAG
- a CDS encoding aldo/keto reductase, producing MHHRNLGSQGLRVSALGLGTMGMTLAYGSSNEEESIATIRRAHELGIDFFDTAELYGVGTGSNEILLGKAVKDFRDEVVLATKFGYDMTAQQIGAGFDSRPEHIRKVAENSLRYLQTDHIDLFYQHVSDPEVPVEEVAGVVGELIAEGKVKYFGLSNVGPQYIRRAHAVTPVTALQFEYSIFEREVEEKTLPVLRELGIGLVPYSPLGRGFLTGVVKPAAEYPADDMRSWDERWQGENYTYNLHATQQLKKLAAAKGVTAAQLALAWLLAQGDDVVPIPGTRNAARLEENTGAVEVELTDADLEHITTILPQGSAGSRYPAAMLAAMSTD
- a CDS encoding SDR family oxidoreductase, translating into MKNSVEGKTLQPDQEPSAPQVVSEPAPPYDSDKQQRPGLEADMRTRPRYRASRYRANGKLEDKVALITGGDSGIGRAVALLYAREGADVAIVHLPDERVDAEQVRREVQQQGRHCLLLPGDVTDPAFCREAVERTVTELGGLNILVSNAAYLNSKLELEQLTAEDFDRTFKTNVYAYFHLLMAALPHLKPGDAVIATATEEALKGSETMIDYAASKAALITLTKSVAMHLATRGVRANVVAPGPTWTPLNEADEHMPPDGLAQIGNESPLSRAAQPEEIAPTYVYLASDADSSYTVGEVIAVTGGIVDTR